In Burkholderia gladioli, a genomic segment contains:
- a CDS encoding citrate/2-methylcitrate synthase produces the protein MTRAYKAIQTAYAGKLRGTDIANLLGMVPFALRMHGRGAAEIADGVAVQCARLMMQTMAGCIGFLGKKRGFVPREPGESLAAHVLRAAGAKRTPDALFAVNGALTVLTDNELAPATFAARVAALTHADLFNCIAAAIGSHVGFSTGTATEKVETVPLRDITSTDSAARLRLVREYGASLFGFNHPLYPDGDARANLILAQVRALRQSTSATAPTLEFLAVVEKKLGTRTGVAIALVTLARALGLPDGTATALWIISRTAGWVAHVLEQRAQALLLPPHAKYIAGSRL, from the coding sequence GTGACTCGCGCCTACAAGGCAATTCAAACGGCGTATGCAGGCAAGCTGCGCGGCACCGACATCGCCAATTTGCTGGGTATGGTGCCGTTCGCGCTGCGTATGCACGGACGCGGCGCGGCCGAAATCGCCGATGGCGTTGCCGTGCAATGCGCCCGCCTCATGATGCAAACCATGGCGGGATGTATCGGATTTCTCGGCAAAAAACGAGGGTTCGTTCCTCGCGAACCGGGCGAAAGCCTGGCCGCGCATGTGTTGCGCGCAGCGGGCGCAAAGCGTACGCCCGATGCCCTGTTCGCGGTGAATGGCGCACTCACGGTGTTAACCGACAATGAACTCGCCCCTGCCACTTTTGCGGCTCGGGTTGCGGCCTTGACGCACGCCGATCTGTTCAACTGCATAGCGGCAGCGATCGGCTCTCACGTCGGATTCTCCACAGGCACCGCGACAGAGAAGGTTGAAACGGTGCCGCTCCGGGACATTACGTCAACCGATTCGGCCGCACGTCTGCGACTCGTGCGCGAGTATGGTGCCAGCCTGTTCGGTTTCAATCACCCGCTTTATCCCGACGGCGACGCGCGCGCCAATCTCATCCTCGCGCAAGTACGCGCGCTCCGTCAGAGCACGTCAGCAACGGCTCCGACGCTTGAGTTTCTCGCGGTCGTCGAGAAAAAGCTCGGCACACGTACGGGCGTCGCGATCGCGCTGGTTACGCTTGCGCGCGCGCTCGGTTTGCCGGACGGGACGGCAACGGCGTTGTGGATCATCAGTCGAACGGCGGGTTGGGTCGCACACGTTCTGGAACAGCGTGCGCAGGCGCTCCTGCTTCCACCGCACGCAAAATATATTGCCGGGTCGAGACTCTAG
- a CDS encoding aldehyde dehydrogenase family protein, whose amino-acid sequence MDASARLVCGGKPSSDPSLSRGLFVEPTIFADVDVSMSIAREEIFGPVLSVIRWRDERKLFDALNALDVGVTASVWTTTLNKAHRSAARIAAGYVWVNNCSIHIPGAPFGGYKQSGIGREESEEELPEFARLKNVIVALAE is encoded by the coding sequence CTGGACGCGAGCGCACGGCTGGTGTGCGGTGGCAAGCCGTCGTCAGATCCGTCTCTGTCCCGCGGCCTTTTCGTCGAGCCGACCATCTTCGCGGACGTCGACGTATCGATGTCGATCGCTCGCGAAGAGATATTCGGTCCGGTGCTGTCGGTGATTCGTTGGCGCGACGAGAGGAAACTGTTCGATGCCCTCAATGCGCTCGATGTCGGCGTCACGGCATCGGTATGGACGACCACCCTGAACAAGGCGCACCGCAGCGCGGCGCGCATCGCAGCCGGCTACGTGTGGGTGAACAACTGCTCGATCCACATCCCCGGCGCACCTTTCGGCGGTTACAAGCAGTCGGGAATCGGCCGCGAAGAATCGGAAGAGGAACTCCCTGAATTCGCGCGTCTGAAGAACGTGATTGTTGCATTGGCGGAGTAG
- a CDS encoding class II aldolase/adducin family protein: MLLRGHGTVTVGRDLQKAVFRVVYREVNARIQTQALALGGEVEFLSDGEALAGTEANAAQTGRPWALWAEQARVRRAA; the protein is encoded by the coding sequence GTGCTGTTGCGCGGGCACGGAACCGTCACGGTTGGGCGCGATCTGCAGAAGGCGGTTTTCCGGGTCGTGTATCGGGAGGTCAATGCGAGGATTCAGACTCAGGCACTGGCGCTCGGCGGCGAGGTCGAATTCCTGAGCGACGGCGAGGCGCTTGCGGGAACTGAAGCGAATGCCGCTCAAACGGGGCGGCCGTGGGCGCTGTGGGCAGAGCAGGCGCGCGTGAGGCGGGCTGCGTAG
- a CDS encoding tyrosine-type recombinase/integrase, with translation MQIRNLADNTQKSYLIQVRSFARHFSRSPELLGPDEIRAWLVYLLEERKLAPASLGATIGALRFLYRVTLKRDWSDEDFPLPRKPFRLPVVLSLEEITTFFESVASLKHRTILMTAYAAGLRVSEVVHLKVTDIDSKRMVIRVNQGKNHKAEIFLVGGRGNQRIAMSSDLIRDR, from the coding sequence ATGCAGATCCGCAACCTTGCGGATAATACCCAGAAGTCCTATCTGATTCAGGTGCGCAGTTTCGCCCGGCACTTCAGCCGCTCGCCCGAACTGCTGGGTCCCGACGAGATCCGGGCCTGGCTCGTCTACCTCCTCGAAGAGCGCAAGCTGGCACCCGCCAGTCTCGGCGCAACGATCGGTGCACTGCGCTTTCTTTACCGCGTGACGCTCAAACGCGACTGGAGTGACGAGGACTTTCCCTTGCCCAGGAAGCCGTTCCGACTGCCAGTCGTCCTCAGCCTGGAGGAGATCACCACCTTCTTCGAGTCGGTCGCCAGTCTCAAGCACCGCACCATCCTGATGACCGCGTACGCCGCCGGACTGCGGGTGTCGGAAGTCGTGCATCTGAAGGTCACCGATATCGACAGCAAACGCATGGTTATTCGTGTGAACCAGGGTAAGAACCATAAGGCAGAGATTTTTTTGGTTGGCGGTCGCGGCAACCAGCGCATCGCCATGTCGTCGGACCTGATCCGCGACCGGTAA
- a CDS encoding efflux RND transporter permease subunit, with translation MKFTDIFVRRPVLACVISLMILVIGYKAFASLPILEYPKTENAVVTVTTTYYGADPQTVAGFVTTPLENAIAQANGIDYLTSKSIAGTSTITANLVLNFDADKAVTEISTKINSVLNQLPSGVQQPTITVAIGQSLDALIIGYSSDELTPNQITDYLVRNVQPRLQAVKGVQTAELLGPQYFAMRAWLDPQKLAAYGLTATDVTNALAANSVIAGLGTTKGQMVQFNLTASTDLHSAQQFRELVVKQVNGGIIRLKDVANVTLGSEDYESGVSYNGKKGVYLGIQLAPSASLLDVIKGVKAVLPDIQKALPTGLHSAVIYDSTVFVDSSIREVEASLVETVAIVTLVVFAFLGSPRSVMIPVVAIPLSLVGTFGIMLMFGFSINLLTLLALVLAIGLVVDDAIIVVESVSRHLEEGMRPRDAAIRAARDLASPIIAMTVVLIAVYVPIGFRGGLTGALFTEFAFTLVGAVTTSAVVSLTLSPMMCGQFLKPPSRSGPWVASIVEMIDRVFGSLQRGYERSLRNSLRTVPVTLLFAGLVVGSIYFLYTSADSELAPQEDQGVVILQPTSAPNATLQQKQVYGSQVEDIMAGMPEAAQTFQIESPSQSIGGVTFKPWDERHRGATEIQRDLQNKFNGVAGQKIVAFQPPPLPGSQGLPIQFVLKSTQPLGTLNAEARQFLADAAATGMFLFIDSDLKIDQPQIVVDIDRDKASELGLTMTQVGTALGGLLGGGYTNYFSLDSRSYKVIAQVQQRSRLTLDQIMNYRIATVNNVPIPLSSIGHERTETVPETINHFQQVNSATISGVAALGVSQEAALKSLQALAARTLPADVSIDYAGPLRQLVQESSGFVGTFVLALIIIYLSLAALFESFRDPLVILISIPMSVAGALIFISLGIGGASLNIYTEVGLVTLMGLISKHGILIVEVANEAQHGGMSKLESVVHAAGIRLRPILMTTAAMVLGVVPLILSTGAGAASRFNMGLVIASGLAIGTIFTLFVLPAVYLAIAARHVPESQAVEAMDIRADEVRSTTS, from the coding sequence ATGAAATTCACTGATATCTTTGTCCGCCGGCCCGTGCTGGCGTGTGTAATCAGTCTGATGATCCTTGTAATTGGCTACAAGGCCTTCGCCTCGCTGCCCATTCTTGAGTATCCGAAGACCGAAAACGCTGTCGTGACTGTTACCACGACATACTACGGCGCTGACCCGCAGACCGTAGCGGGCTTCGTTACCACTCCGCTTGAAAACGCGATTGCACAGGCAAACGGCATTGATTACCTGACCTCGAAAAGCATTGCCGGTACAAGCACGATTACGGCAAACCTCGTGCTCAATTTCGATGCCGATAAGGCCGTCACCGAGATCAGCACAAAAATCAACTCCGTGCTTAACCAGTTGCCGAGCGGCGTGCAGCAGCCGACGATCACGGTGGCTATCGGACAGTCGCTGGACGCGCTGATAATCGGTTATTCCAGCGATGAGCTCACGCCCAACCAGATCACCGATTATCTCGTGCGCAACGTGCAGCCGCGCCTGCAAGCGGTGAAGGGTGTGCAGACGGCTGAGCTGCTTGGACCACAGTATTTCGCAATGCGTGCGTGGCTTGATCCGCAGAAGCTCGCCGCATATGGCCTCACCGCCACCGATGTCACCAACGCGCTAGCTGCCAATAGCGTGATTGCAGGACTGGGCACGACGAAAGGGCAGATGGTGCAGTTCAACCTGACGGCATCGACGGATCTCCATTCCGCACAGCAATTTCGCGAGCTCGTCGTGAAGCAGGTCAATGGCGGGATTATCCGTTTGAAAGACGTAGCGAACGTGACCCTGGGGTCGGAGGACTACGAGTCTGGCGTTTCATACAATGGAAAGAAGGGCGTGTACCTGGGCATCCAGTTGGCGCCATCCGCGAGTCTGCTTGACGTCATCAAGGGCGTGAAGGCCGTCTTGCCCGATATCCAGAAGGCGCTCCCTACCGGTCTGCACAGTGCAGTCATTTACGACTCGACCGTGTTTGTCGATAGCTCGATTCGCGAGGTGGAGGCGTCGCTTGTCGAGACAGTCGCGATTGTCACGCTCGTCGTGTTCGCGTTCCTAGGCTCGCCGCGTTCGGTGATGATACCCGTTGTCGCAATTCCTTTGTCGCTGGTCGGCACGTTCGGCATAATGCTCATGTTCGGCTTCTCTATCAACCTCCTCACCTTGCTGGCGCTTGTTCTGGCTATCGGGTTGGTAGTCGACGACGCAATCATCGTTGTTGAAAGCGTCAGTCGTCATCTGGAAGAGGGTATGCGTCCACGAGATGCAGCGATCAGAGCGGCGCGTGATCTCGCCAGCCCAATCATAGCGATGACCGTCGTACTGATTGCAGTTTACGTACCGATCGGCTTCCGGGGCGGGTTGACTGGCGCGTTGTTCACTGAGTTTGCGTTCACGCTGGTCGGTGCGGTAACAACGTCGGCTGTCGTTTCCCTCACACTATCACCCATGATGTGCGGCCAGTTCCTCAAGCCGCCGAGTCGGAGCGGCCCGTGGGTGGCGTCCATCGTGGAGATGATCGATCGTGTTTTCGGTTCCCTTCAACGCGGCTACGAACGGTCGTTGCGCAACAGTCTGAGGACGGTTCCGGTGACGCTGCTGTTCGCGGGGCTGGTCGTCGGCAGCATCTATTTCCTGTACACGAGCGCTGACAGTGAACTTGCACCGCAAGAGGATCAAGGCGTCGTGATTTTGCAGCCAACGTCCGCGCCCAACGCGACGCTGCAGCAAAAGCAGGTGTACGGGAGTCAAGTGGAGGACATCATGGCTGGTATGCCCGAAGCCGCGCAGACGTTTCAGATTGAAAGCCCGTCGCAGTCTATCGGCGGAGTCACGTTCAAACCGTGGGACGAACGCCACCGGGGCGCGACAGAAATCCAGCGCGACTTGCAAAACAAGTTCAACGGGGTAGCGGGGCAGAAGATTGTAGCGTTCCAGCCACCTCCATTGCCGGGTTCGCAGGGTTTACCGATCCAGTTCGTGCTGAAATCAACGCAGCCGTTGGGTACGCTGAATGCCGAAGCCCGGCAGTTCCTCGCCGATGCTGCCGCCACCGGTATGTTTCTTTTCATTGATAGCGACCTGAAGATCGATCAGCCGCAAATAGTAGTTGATATCGATCGCGACAAAGCCTCGGAACTTGGTTTGACGATGACGCAGGTCGGGACCGCACTGGGTGGTCTGCTGGGCGGCGGCTACACGAACTACTTCAGTCTCGATTCGCGCTCTTACAAGGTGATTGCACAAGTGCAGCAGCGCTCGCGCCTGACACTCGACCAGATCATGAATTACCGGATCGCGACGGTAAACAACGTTCCGATACCACTATCGTCAATTGGCCATGAGCGCACCGAGACCGTGCCCGAGACCATCAACCATTTCCAGCAGGTTAACTCGGCAACTATCTCCGGCGTAGCGGCGCTTGGCGTTTCGCAGGAGGCCGCGCTCAAGTCGCTGCAGGCCCTTGCAGCGCGTACGCTCCCTGCCGATGTCTCCATCGACTATGCGGGGCCCCTGCGGCAACTGGTGCAGGAGTCGAGCGGGTTTGTCGGTACGTTCGTGCTTGCCCTGATCATCATTTATCTTAGCCTTGCAGCCCTGTTCGAAAGCTTCCGTGACCCGCTGGTGATTCTGATTTCCATTCCGATGTCGGTCGCTGGCGCACTTATCTTTATCAGCCTTGGGATCGGCGGCGCGTCGCTGAATATTTATACCGAGGTCGGCCTGGTGACATTGATGGGACTGATCAGCAAGCACGGCATTCTGATAGTGGAGGTGGCTAATGAGGCGCAGCACGGGGGGATGTCGAAACTTGAATCGGTCGTTCATGCCGCAGGAATCCGGTTAAGGCCGATCCTCATGACCACCGCTGCAATGGTGCTCGGTGTTGTGCCGCTCATTCTCTCCACAGGAGCGGGAGCGGCGTCGCGATTCAACATGGGACTGGTCATTGCCAGTGGCCTGGCGATCGGCACCATTTTTACGTTGTTTGTGCTGCCAGCGGTTTATCTCGCTATCGCGGCGCGGCATGTGCCGGAGTCGCAGGCTGTGGAGGCAATGGACATCCGGGCTGATGAGGTTCGCAGCACGACCTCGTGA
- a CDS encoding efflux RND transporter periplasmic adaptor subunit: protein MISLSTRVDTPNSPAERQRPPRTMLRLFLMLLVVGLLTAALIGFHLFKSNILKKVTGTIQSQQAIVSTTSAVMQQWQPTINAVGSLRASKGADLSLETSGVIDQINFDSGRDVEAGAVLLRLRPNDDPAKLDQLKASADLSEINYRRDLQQLAARGVAQSTVDTDSSNLKSARAQVVAQQALMGEKVMRAPFRGRLGVRQVDVGQYLPAGTTVVTLQALDPMFLDFYLPQQTLGQIRVGQAVLVTVDAYPGKTFTGKVTSMNSKIDASSRMLQVRASLANPDGALLPGMFATAGVTSGEPQSLVTIPQTAVAYNPYGSLVYVVQSGKDAQGKSQASVRQQFVTTGETRGDQVSILKGLKAGDVIVTAGQLKLHNDSLVQIDNSVKLTNDVAPVPQDH, encoded by the coding sequence ATGATCTCTCTTTCCACGCGTGTTGATACGCCAAATTCGCCTGCAGAACGGCAGCGGCCTCCCCGAACCATGCTTCGGCTCTTCCTTATGTTGCTCGTAGTGGGGCTACTGACCGCTGCGCTCATCGGATTTCATCTGTTCAAGAGCAATATCCTGAAGAAAGTCACGGGGACGATCCAGTCGCAGCAGGCGATCGTGTCGACTACATCTGCCGTCATGCAGCAGTGGCAGCCAACTATCAACGCTGTTGGATCGCTGCGGGCGTCGAAGGGCGCAGATTTATCGTTGGAAACAAGTGGTGTGATCGACCAGATCAACTTCGATTCCGGGCGCGACGTCGAGGCTGGAGCGGTTTTGTTACGCCTGCGTCCGAATGATGATCCTGCAAAGCTCGATCAACTGAAAGCCAGCGCCGACCTGAGCGAGATCAACTACAGGCGCGACCTACAGCAACTTGCCGCACGGGGCGTAGCGCAATCGACCGTGGACACCGATTCGAGCAACCTGAAGTCCGCGCGGGCACAAGTCGTAGCACAGCAGGCGCTGATGGGCGAGAAAGTCATGCGTGCGCCGTTCCGGGGACGTTTGGGCGTACGGCAGGTCGATGTGGGGCAGTACCTGCCAGCGGGCACGACAGTCGTTACGCTGCAGGCGCTCGACCCGATGTTCCTCGATTTCTATCTGCCACAGCAGACGTTGGGTCAGATTCGCGTCGGGCAGGCGGTATTGGTGACGGTCGATGCCTATCCGGGCAAGACGTTTACTGGCAAGGTGACGTCGATGAATTCCAAGATTGATGCCTCCAGCCGCATGCTGCAGGTCCGTGCATCGTTGGCTAACCCGGATGGCGCTCTACTGCCCGGTATGTTCGCCACCGCAGGCGTAACAAGCGGCGAGCCACAATCGCTCGTGACCATTCCGCAGACGGCCGTGGCCTACAATCCGTACGGCAGCCTCGTATATGTGGTACAGAGCGGCAAGGACGCACAGGGCAAATCGCAGGCAAGCGTGCGTCAGCAATTCGTGACGACCGGCGAAACACGCGGCGATCAGGTCAGCATCCTCAAGGGACTGAAGGCTGGGGATGTGATTGTCACCGCCGGGCAACTCAAGCTACACAACGATTCGCTTGTGCAGATTGATAACAGTGTGAAACTGACGAACGACGTCGCGCCTGTCCCGCAAGATCACTGA
- a CDS encoding efflux transporter outer membrane subunit, with the protein MPKIYQSLHLKCTPRLFEALEYVAAHGPLVLVALVALATSLAGCAVGPDFAAPAAPEAAAFTEKPVPTRTVSADTTAGAAQKLWAGRDIQGDWWALFHSPQINALVERALKANPTLAAAQASLREARENTRAQQGTFFPQLSASTSGERERNALHGSVPSTYNVISGSLSVSYTIDAFGGVRRQVEQLNAQAEYQRFELEATELTLIANVVNAAINEASLQAQIDTTHDIIRAYAAALDINRRRFELGGVSQVDVLQQQSLLDAQTATLPGLQKQLEQQRNQLAVYLGGLPSDYTAPTLDLANLVLPEDLPVSLPSSLVAQRPDIQAYSALLHSATASVGIAVANMLPQISLTGSYGRDGNNFSNLFNPAGIVWSIAASLTQPVFEGGTLKARKRAADAAVDVAAAQYSSTVNSAFQDVANALVAIHRDAETLAANLAAQKTAAASLKVSEAQYRAGGGTYLNVLSAEQSDESARLKLISSQATRYTDTVALFQALGGGWWHRNDVDPKVAQCCGVL; encoded by the coding sequence ATGCCAAAGATCTACCAGTCCCTACATCTTAAGTGCACACCCCGACTATTCGAAGCGCTCGAGTATGTCGCCGCGCATGGGCCACTCGTGCTGGTTGCACTTGTGGCACTCGCCACGTCGCTCGCGGGCTGCGCGGTCGGGCCAGATTTCGCCGCGCCGGCCGCACCCGAGGCGGCGGCCTTTACGGAAAAGCCCGTCCCCACGCGCACTGTTTCTGCTGACACCACGGCGGGCGCGGCGCAAAAACTCTGGGCCGGACGCGACATTCAGGGTGACTGGTGGGCGCTGTTCCATTCGCCCCAGATAAATGCGCTGGTCGAACGAGCATTAAAGGCAAATCCTACGCTTGCCGCTGCGCAAGCGAGCTTGCGTGAGGCGCGCGAGAATACACGCGCGCAGCAGGGTACCTTCTTTCCGCAACTCAGTGCGAGTACGTCTGGTGAGCGGGAGCGCAACGCTCTACACGGCTCCGTGCCCTCCACGTATAACGTGATCAGCGGATCTCTCAGCGTGTCATACACGATCGATGCCTTCGGCGGCGTACGTCGGCAAGTCGAGCAACTGAATGCCCAGGCCGAGTATCAGCGTTTTGAGCTCGAGGCGACCGAACTGACACTGATCGCAAACGTGGTCAATGCGGCAATCAACGAAGCGTCGCTGCAGGCCCAGATCGATACTACGCACGACATCATCCGTGCGTATGCCGCCGCTCTCGACATTAACCGCCGCCGCTTCGAGCTCGGCGGAGTAAGTCAGGTGGACGTGCTGCAGCAGCAATCGCTGCTCGATGCGCAGACCGCCACGCTGCCCGGTTTGCAGAAGCAGCTCGAACAGCAGCGCAATCAGTTAGCGGTGTACCTGGGAGGCCTGCCGAGCGATTACACAGCGCCTACACTTGATCTCGCGAACCTTGTTTTGCCCGAAGATCTCCCGGTATCGCTACCCTCGAGTCTCGTCGCCCAGCGGCCCGACATTCAGGCCTACAGCGCACTTTTGCATTCGGCGACCGCGAGCGTCGGCATCGCGGTGGCGAACATGTTGCCGCAAATATCGCTGACGGGGAGTTATGGCCGCGACGGAAACAACTTTTCGAATCTCTTCAATCCCGCAGGGATCGTGTGGAGCATCGCCGCTAGCCTTACGCAACCGGTTTTCGAGGGGGGCACGCTGAAAGCGAGAAAGCGTGCTGCTGATGCAGCAGTCGATGTTGCCGCCGCCCAGTACAGCAGCACGGTGAATTCGGCGTTCCAGGACGTGGCAAATGCGCTGGTGGCAATCCACCGTGATGCCGAGACGCTCGCCGCCAACCTGGCGGCGCAAAAGACGGCGGCCGCAAGTCTCAAAGTCTCCGAGGCGCAATACCGTGCGGGCGGCGGCACCTATCTTAACGTATTGAGCGCCGAGCAATCCGATGAGAGTGCGCGCCTCAAGCTGATTTCCTCGCAGGCCACTCGTTACACCGATACCGTCGCGCTCTTTCAGGCGCTCGGCGGTGGCTGGTGGCATCGAAACGATGTCGATCCCAAAGTTGCGCAATGTTGCGGAGTGCTTTAA